One genomic segment of Ricinus communis isolate WT05 ecotype wild-type chromosome 3, ASM1957865v1, whole genome shotgun sequence includes these proteins:
- the LOC8281179 gene encoding uncharacterized protein LOC8281179, whose translation MSSSKLRSSCSFPLLLLSCLNFTLFILSSVSIAPIILLKVPPTSLGFAFLVVSCISLLCSFIGFYSQFNRFCFVTHISLLFASLIGQVLSILALFTREKSSLSMLKSPIDPKEAKLLVRLECGILMAMLIMQVVVLALSCTVHSCWVREYEELEAEREATAKKRSRKIARVQEESMANAAKIAEIKANEFDDKMKSKYGQWTKTDFEG comes from the coding sequence ATGTCTTCCTCTAAGCTAAGAAGCTCATGCTCTTTCCCGTTACTTCTCCTTTCATGCTTAAATTTTACCCTTTTTATCCTCTCCTCAGTTTCTATTGCCCCCATAATTCTCCTAAAAGTGCCACCAACTTCACTGGGTTTTGCATTCCTTGTGGTTTCTTGCATCTCGCTTCTTTGCTCCTTTATAGGCTTCTACTCTCAGTTTAATCGCTTTTGTTTCGTAACCCATATCTCACTTCTCTTTGCATCCTTGATTGGACAAGTACTAAGTATCTTAGCATTATTTACAAGAGAAAAATCAAGTCTTTCAATGCTCAAGTCACCAATAGACCCAAAAGAGGCAAAGCTTTTAGTGAGACTGGAATGTGGGATTTTAATGGCAATGTTGATTATGCAAGTGGTGGTGTTAGCCTTAAGCTGCACTGTGCACAGCTGTTGGGTTAGAGAGTATGAAGAGCTGGAAGCAGAGAGAGAAGCTACAGCTAAGAAAAGGAGTAGAAAGATAGCAAGAGTACAAGAGGAATCAATGGCTAATGCAGCTAAAATTGCAGAGATTAAAGCCAATGAATTTGATGATAAAATGAAAAGCAAGTATGGACAGTGGACCAAAACAGATTTTGAAGGATAA
- the LOC8281178 gene encoding uncharacterized protein LOC8281178 isoform X1 translates to MESASNGEEPISWEELYNINLMPSELFFKFRKEIEGIRVGLNLEFYNAPTNDFQAKLVLKPLSPERRWKFIYEPIHQDVRILSKKIPITKFLNLQIGIGHNFQLHATGWKWKLTTCLGGDGISRIQNKTSLGLFPGMDLRFGWRADYVLPEITGALGTDDPLFNMSTGRLQASLDRVEAIVTHTS, encoded by the exons atggagtCTGCTTCTAATGGAGAGGAACCCATTTCGTGGGAAGAGCTttacaatattaatttgatgccATCTGAGTTGTTTTTCAAGTTCAGAAAGGAAATTGAAGGGATTAGAGTTGGTCTTAATTTAGAG TTCTATAATGCTCCAACCAATGACTTTCAAGCCAAACTTGTTTTGAAGCCTCTATCCCCTGAACGGCGGTGGAAGTTCATATATGAACCTATACATCAGGATGTGCGTATTCTTTCTAAGAAGATTCCGATAACCAAATTTCTGAATCTCCAG ATTGGTATAGGTCATAATTTTCAGTTGCATGCTACTGGTTGGAAATGGAAGCTTACTACATGTCTGGGTGGGGATGGCATATCTCGTATACAGAACAAGACATCTCTTGGCTTATTCCCTGGCATGGATTTACGATTTGGTTGGAGGGCGGATTATGTACTTCCTGAAATTACTGG GGCATTAGGCACTGATGACCCATTATTCAACATGAGCACAGGACGATTGCAGGCATCTCTAGACAGAGTGGAGGCTATTGTAACCCATACATCATGA
- the LOC8281177 gene encoding uncharacterized protein LOC8281177 yields MAAPNLSISMEDFKLFHSIDRELYTVLVMNLWRDPMESMQVMALWLWLERVGYSHLVKKILSLPNILINDLADETIICLSCLTSDQFACQSNDIPLLQSLMEKEISVKHFHDSRVDATQGVVKITNEVCVRACDDIMQRAIERNNKHNLPDNQKGILPTIPQSELLDQIKFTPKDHKILPYTQKSSGVPPKDRKNLQDKQKGILPTITQPKLLNKIEFTPQAHKKRTYTQKNIGGPPEDRTLFVTFSRGYPVHEWEVREFLARSYGDCIESLHMQGGMGLHKQALFARIVFHSAKTIQAILNGMDKAKFNINGKHVWARKFVPKPQKPSLPSVSLLPNNLLSLYINQAMSG; encoded by the coding sequence ATGGCTGCTccaaatttatcaatttcaatGGAAGACTTCAAGCTGTTTCATTCGATCGATCGCGAGCTTTATACAGTGCTTGTGATGAATCTGTGGAGAGACCCAATGGAATCCATGCAAGTAATGGCTTTATGGCTGTGGTTAGAGAGGGTGGGTTACAGCCACCTtgtaaagaaaatactttctTTACCTAACATTTTGATTAATGACCTGGCAGATGAGACGATCATATGTCTTAGCTGCTTAACCAGTGATCAGTTTGCTTGCCAAAGTAACGACATCCCTCTGCTGCAAAGCTTGATGGAAAAAGAGATTTCTGTCAAACATTTTCATGATAGTAGGGTTGATGCAACTCAAGGAGTAGTGAAGATTACTAACGAGGTATGCGTTAGAGCATGTGATGATATAATGCAGCGAGccattgaaagaaataataagcATAACTTACCAGATAACCAAAAAGGGATCTTACCCACCATTCCTCAATCTGAACTACTCGATCAAATTAAGTTTACTCCTAAAGATCATAAAATTCTGCCTTATACTCAAAAAAGTAGCGGCGTTCCACCTAAGGATAGGAAAAACTTACAAGATAAGCAAAAAGGGATCCTACCTACCATTACTCAACCTAAgttactaaataaaattgagtttACTCCTCAAGCTCATAAAAAACGGACTTATACCCAAAAAAATATTGGTGGTCCTCCTGAGGATAGGACCTTGTTTGTTACTTTCTCTAGGGGATATCCTGTGCATGAATGGGAAGTGAGGGAATTCTTGGCTAGGTCTTATGGCGATTGCATCGAGTCCCTGCACATGCAGGGAGGTATGGGGTTGCATAAGCAAGCTTTGTTTGCTAGGATTGTCTTTCACTCAGCAAAAACTATTCAGGCGATTCTTAATGGGATGGACAAGGCAAAATTCAATATCAATGGAAAGCATGTCTGGGCTAGAAAATTCGTCCCCAAACCCCAAAAACCGTCACTTCCATCAGTTTCGTTGTTGCCAAACAATCTCTTGTCCCTGTATATTAATCAGGCAATGTCGGGTTAG
- the LOC107261018 gene encoding protein OXIDATIVE STRESS 3 LIKE 2-like: MSIAFERSSGDSIQSSGYMSRFMGGVLAGNRRFSAGERRREEDDSSSSSSSIGRNSDEDSGEESEVQSSIRGPLHSMGALEEVLPIKKGISKFYNGKSKSFTSLADASSASSVKDFVKPENPYTRKRKNLLARNIICDDNFPPKDNGSCVSKRPATSMNCPKSKNKRIESQSMSSSSSSHLPPLHPRVKTSHGNGSCLPPVQRNSNWRSFSLSDLQCAAAAATSNN; the protein is encoded by the exons ATGTCAATCGCTTTCGAAAGGAGCTCTGGTGATTCGATCCAGAGCTCTGGTTATATGTCACGGTTTATGGGCGGTGTGCTTGCCGGAAATCGGCGGTTTTCGGCTGGGGAGAGGAGGAGGGAGGAGGATGACTCCTCTAGCTCTTCTTCGTCAATCGGGAGAAATAGTGACGAGGATTCCGGCGAGGAATCCGAGGTTCAGAGTTCGATTAGAGGACCGTTACATTCTATGGGTGCTTTGGAGGAGGTTTTACCTATCAA GAAAGGCATATCAAAGTTTTATAATGGCAAATCAAAGTCGTTCACAAGTCTAGCAGATGCTTCCTCTGCTTCCTCTGTTAAAGATTTCGTTAAACCAGAAAATCCCTATACCAGGAAGCGCAAGAATCTATTAGCTCGCAATATCATATGCGACGACAATTTCCCGCCTAAAGATAACGGAAGTTGCGTATCAAAGAGACCAGCAACCTCCATGAACTGCcctaaaagcaaaaataaaaggatagaGTCTCAATCAATgtcatcttcatcttcttctcaCCTTCCACCCCTGCATCCCCGAGTAAAAACATCACATGGCAACGGATCATGTCTGCCTCCTGTTCAAAGGAACTCTAATTGGCGATCTTTCTCCTTATCTGATTTGCAATGTGCTGCTGCGGCTGCAACTTCTAATAACTGA
- the LOC8281178 gene encoding uncharacterized protein LOC8281178 isoform X2 produces the protein MESASNGEEPISWEELYNINLMPSELFFKFRKEIEGIRVGLNLEPLSPERRWKFIYEPIHQDVRILSKKIPITKFLNLQIGIGHNFQLHATGWKWKLTTCLGGDGISRIQNKTSLGLFPGMDLRFGWRADYVLPEITGALGTDDPLFNMSTGRLQASLDRVEAIVTHTS, from the exons atggagtCTGCTTCTAATGGAGAGGAACCCATTTCGTGGGAAGAGCTttacaatattaatttgatgccATCTGAGTTGTTTTTCAAGTTCAGAAAGGAAATTGAAGGGATTAGAGTTGGTCTTAATTTAGAG CCTCTATCCCCTGAACGGCGGTGGAAGTTCATATATGAACCTATACATCAGGATGTGCGTATTCTTTCTAAGAAGATTCCGATAACCAAATTTCTGAATCTCCAG ATTGGTATAGGTCATAATTTTCAGTTGCATGCTACTGGTTGGAAATGGAAGCTTACTACATGTCTGGGTGGGGATGGCATATCTCGTATACAGAACAAGACATCTCTTGGCTTATTCCCTGGCATGGATTTACGATTTGGTTGGAGGGCGGATTATGTACTTCCTGAAATTACTGG GGCATTAGGCACTGATGACCCATTATTCAACATGAGCACAGGACGATTGCAGGCATCTCTAGACAGAGTGGAGGCTATTGTAACCCATACATCATGA
- the LOC107261016 gene encoding uncharacterized protein LOC107261016: protein MIQALMSTIAIHRPEFLSFPNDSFRNPQRFQRVIPSFTMAMDSRSFQTRKKEELSVNLPEPSYPEFANPKLPDLRFDRLQVPERELVHEDKFEFGQFVAREAIIDEEFWTAAWLRAESHWEDQIHDRFVDNHKRKFAEQEFHAIKRRRILQHGPKCRCIVTVKKEDKNVKRTVLKSVVGTLDLSIRCLLQGETFPGERVKVPIFRSFHKRGPDAYGYVANLCVAKSARRQGIASNMLHFAVESAKSDGIEDVYVHVHRNNIPAQELYQKIGFEIVEAASSQLIEEKTYLLCCRV from the exons atgattcaaGCTCTAATGTCGACTATCGCTATTCACAGACCTGAATTCTTAAGCTTTCCAAATGATTCATTTAGAAATCCTCAAAGATTTCAAAGAGTCATCCCTTCTTTTACAAT GGCAATGGATTCTCGGTCCTttcaaacaagaaagaaagaagaactATCTGTTAATCTTCCAGAACCATCTTATCCTGAATTTGCAAATCCAAAGTTACCTGATCTGCGATTTGACCGTCTTCAAGTCCCAGAAAGAGAATTGGTACATGAAGACAAGTTTGAATTTGGGCAATTCGTGGCAAGAGAGGCTATAATTGATGAAGAATTCTGG ACTGCAGCCTGGCTTCGAGCAGAAAGTCACTGGGAAGATCAAATTCATGACCG ATTTGTTGATAATCACAAAAGGAAATTTGCAGAGCAG GAGTTCCATGCCATAAAAAGGCGACGTATTCTTCAACATGGACCGAAGTGTAGATGCATTGTCACG GTTAAAAAGGAGGACAAAAATGTAAAGCGGACAGTACTGAAGAGTGTGGTTGGAACTCTTGATTTAAGCATCCGGTGCTTACTGCAGGGAGAGACATTTCCAGGG GAGCGGGTGAAGGTTCCTATATTCCGCAGCTTCCACAAGAGGGGACCAGATGCATATGGTTATGTTGCAAACCTGTGTGTTGCCAAATCAGCACGTCGCCAAGGGATTGCAAGCAACATGTTGCATTTTGCTGTTGAATCAGCCAAATCAGATG GTATAGAAGATGTGTATGTGCATGTGCATAGAAACAATATACCTGCACAGGAACTGTACCAAAAGATTGGCTTTGAG ATTGTTGAGGCGGCAAGCTCTCAATTAATAGAAGAGAAGACTTACCTACTCTGTTGCAGGGTGTAA